From Deltaproteobacteria bacterium:
TCGCCATCGTGCGCTGCAGGTCGACCAGCGGCGCCTCGCCCAGCTCGCGGTTGCGGAGCATGGCGCCGAGCAGCCCCTCGCCGCGCTGGATGGAGCCCAGGACGTCCTTCAACGAGGCCGTCACCTCGACGATGTTGGTCACGATGTCGCCGCCCTGGCCGACCAGCGCCTCGATCTCGACCGGGTCGATCGAGGCGATCAGCCCGCCGGGCGACACGGGCGGCGACTCCGGCGTGCCCGCCGACAGCTCGATGTAGCGGTCGCCGAGGAGGCCGAGCGTGCGGATGGAAGCCACCGTGTTCTCGCGGATGCGCGGCGCGATATCCCCCTTCACGTTGATGAGCACCTGGATGTGGCTGACCGCGGGATCGGGCGGGAAGCGCATCTCCACCACCGTGCCGATGGGCACGCCGCTCAGGCTGACCGGGGCGCCGGTCTGGAGCCCGCCGGTGCGCGTGAAATGCACCTCGTAGTGGACCTTCCGCTCCCAGAAGGGCTGCTCCTGGTTGAGCGAGAAGGTGGTCACCATGAGGATGGCGAGCGCGGTGGCGACCAGGAGCCCGATCTTGGTGGTGCGCATCGCGGTCTAGGCGGCGTTCAGGAACTCGTGCAGGAAGGGGTCGCGCGAGGCGCGTGCCTCGTCGGGCGTGCCGACGAACCGGATGCGGCCCTCGTGCAGGAAGGCGACCCGGTCGGCGACCAGGAAAGCGCTGCCGAGGTCGTGGGTCACCACCACCGAGCTCACCCCGAGACGGCGCTGCAGGTCGCGGATCAGGTGATTGATCTTGGCGGCGACCACCGGGTCGAGACCGGTGGTCGGCTCGTCGTAGAGGAGCGCGCGCGGCTCGAGCACGAGCGCGCGCGCCAGGGCGGCCCGCTTGCGCATCCCACCCGAGAGCTCGGCCGGCATGAGCTCTTCGCTGCCGGCCAGGTCGACCATTTCAAGAGCCTGGCGCACGCGGCCGGGGATGGCGTGAGGCGGCAGCAGGCGATGCTCGCGCAGGGGGTAGGCGACGTTCTCGCCCACGGTGAGCGAGTCGAAGAGGGCGCCCTGCTGGAAGAGCATGGCGACGTTGCGCCGCACCGGCACGAGCGCATCCTCGTCGAGCCCCTGGAGGATCACGCCGTCCACCTCGACCTCGCCGGCGTCGGGCACGAGCAGGGCGTTCATGTGCTTCAGGAGCACGCTCTTCCCCGAGCCGCTCCCGCCCAGCACGACGAGCGTCTCGCCCCCGAGCACGTCGAGCGTGAGCCCGCGCAGCACGGGCTTGGCGCCGAAGGCCTTCTCGAGGCCGCGGCAGCGGATGTAGGGCCGTTCGCTCACGAGAGGAGGAAGAGCTTGGTCAAGAAGAAGTCCGAGATGAGGACGGTGATCGAGGCGGCGACGACGGTCCGGGTGGTGGCGCGGCCCACACCGTCGGCGCCGCCGGTCACCTGGAGCCCGTTCAGGCAGGCGATGATGCCGATGAAGTACGCGAAGAAGAACGACTTGCCGATGCCCGAGAAGACGTCGCGCAGGTAGAGCACCTGGATGAGCGAGTTCACGTAGAACTCGCCGCTGACGTTGAGCTCGGTCACGGAGAGGAGGAGTCCGCCCAGGATGCCGACCAGGTCGCCGATGATCGTGAGCACGGGCAGCATGACGAGGATGGCGATCAGCCGGGGGACGACGAGGTTCCGGATCGGGCTCGCGCCGAGGGCGCGGATGGCGTCGATCTGATCGGTGACCGCCATCGTGCCGAGCTCGGCCGTGATCCCCGCGCCGACCCGCCCGCCGATCATGAGCGCGGTCAGCACGGGACCCAGCTCGCGCACCAGCGCCATGCCCACGATGCGCGACACGAACATCTTGGCGCCGAAGCGCGCCATGTAGGTGCCGAGCTGGAGCGCCAGCACCATGCCGGTGAAGAACGCGGTCAGGTTCACGATGGAGAGCGAGCGCCAGCCGACCTGTTCGAGCTGCACGACCACCGTGCGCCACTCGGGCGGGCGGCCGAGCGCAGCGCGGACGGCGTCGCGCGTGAGCAGCGCCACGGCGCCGAGCCCGTCGAGCAGGGCCAGGATGCCGGTCGGCACGGGCGCCGCGCGCGCGCCGGAGTCCGGCGTGCGGGCGGCCTGCACACCGACCATGGGCGGGTTCATATCGACGGGGGGAGGGGAGTGTCAAATCGCGCCGGGCCCGAACGCGCGCCGACGGAGTGCACCGCCTGGAGCATGATGCCGTGGAAGAAGAAGAGGCTCACGAGCAGCGGGAGCACGTAGTAGGCGAGGCGGAAGAGCAGCACGGCGACGAAGGCGGTCTCGTACGGCACGGAGAGGCTCGCGAAGACCGCCGTCATCGAGCCCTCCATCACGCCGAGCCCACCCGGCACGAGCGACACGAGCGAGAGGCAGATGCCGACCGCGAAGCCGATCACCACGAGGCCCGGGGGGATGGGGTAGCGGACGGCGCGGAACGCGGCCCACAGGATGGCGATGGTGAGCGCCCAGTCGAGCATGATCCACGCCGCGGGCGCGAGCATCCGATCCTTGCGGTCGAGGAGGAACTCGAGCCCCTGGTTCAGGTTGTGTTGGAAGCGCCACAGGCGCACGCGCCCCGGGGTCCAGCGCGGGACAACTCGCCGGAGGACACGATGTCCGGTGTTGGCGACGAAGAAGAGCGTCCGCCGGCGCAGCTGACGGTGATACATGAGCACCACGGCGTAAGTGAGCAGCCCCGTGAAGAGTGCCAGCGCGACGCTCGCCGCCACGAGCGCCACCCCGGGCAGCACGTGCCGGAGGACCAGGCTCGCGAAGCCCACGGCGATGAAGGAGAGCAGGGTGAAGTTGGTGAGGAAGGTCTGCACGAGCGAGATCAGGACCGCGCGCCCCGTGGGGATGCGCTGCTGCGAGAGGAGATACATGCGCACCGCGAAGCCGGAGAGCCCGGCGCTGGTCACCAGGTAGTTGGCCGTGTTCGAGACGAACGTGATCCGCAGCCAGGTGGGGAAGCCGAGCCGCAGGCCGGCCGCCTCCGCGATCCCCTGGTAGGAGCGCGACATGGCCGCGTAGGAGGCGAGCGTCAGCAGGGCCAACACGACCAGCATCAGGGGATGGATGCCGGCGATCGTGCGCAGCAGCGCGGGCCCGTTGGCGAGTGCGCCGAGCAGAACGAGCAGGCCGCCGCCGGCGGTGAGCGCGGCGGCGAGGACGATCCGCCGGCGCCGGCCTACCGGGCCGTCAGCACGCCGGGCCGGCAATGAGGCGCTTGGCCATCCACCACACGGCGGCTCCGGCGATGAAGCCGAGCGGCCCGCCGAAGATCATCGAGCCGATCAGGGCCGAGAAGTCGGGGTGGACGGCGTTGCTCGTCCAGAAGATGAGGGCCGTGCCGAGCACGGCGGCAGTGGAGACGGTGAGCCCGCCATCGGTCTCTGGCACCGGGCCGAGGCGGTCGAAGGCGACCACCGCCGCCATGAGCGCGGTGGCGAGGAGCCCGAGCACGAGCTGGCCGGGGAGCGGGTGGGGATAGGCCGAGATCGTGATCGGCTGCGCGCTCTCGGGCTCGAGAACGACGTGCGTGACCGTCAGGTCGCCGCGCTCCGGATTCGAGAGCATGCGCACGTCGGCGGTGTGCCTCTGGTGTACGGTGGCGGAGCCCCGCCGGCCGAGACGACGCGTGCTCAGGCGGTCCTCGAAGGTGCCCTTCAAGACGCGCGTGCCGCCCGCACCCTCGAACGTCAGACTGTAGTTGACGGGTGGCGCGACGTTGCCGCTCGGGCTCTCGGCGAGCTGACCCTCGAGGAGGAGATCGACGGCCGCGCGCCCCGCGGCCGGGATGCGGAGCGGGAGCCCGCTCCCCGCTGCCGTCACCTGCGCCGCGTTGATGAGCGGGGTGCCCGGGAAGAGGCGCACGTGGAAGGGCACGTAGCAGGCGGCGAACCAGACCAGGCCGAGCCCGGCGCCCAGGAGCCGCTCGCGCGGCGCGTGCGCCCCGATCACGAGCGGACGCTCGCTGATATAGAGGAGGAGCACGAGCGACGCGGCGACCGTGCCGGCGAGCGCGGCCGCGCTCCCCACCGTCCCGGCGGCGGAGAGCGCGGCCAGGAAGGCGATGACCGCGAGCGCGAGCGCGGGTACGCCCCAGCTGCGCGCCGCGTCGGCCGCTGCCATGGCCGCGAGCGGAGCCCGCGGACGCGACTTGGCTCCTGCCGGTGCGCGGCTGCGAGACGCGGTGGCCATCGGGCGGCGGCTTCGACCCGGGCGGCCTTCTATCCCAGCGTGGGGGGAGGGGCAAGCTGCGGCCCGCGCAGGGTCAGCTTGCGAGCCGCCAGCTCCTCGACCGGTGAGTGACCGTTCACTCCAAAACGCTGGCTCACGTGCAGAAACCGAGCGATCACGGATTGCCCGGGGCAAAACTCCCCTCTTCCCGGAGAAGGGGCAAACCAACGGGCCTGGGTCGTATTTGCCCTAGTTGACAAAGGCTACCGACTTTCGGCCTAATGTCCTCACGCCCTTCCGGGGGGGACTTGCCCGGGAAATGTCAACCAGAGGTGGAAGGAGCCGGATGCCGAGATGTTTGAGCCAGCCCAGCAGGGGGAGAACGCAGTGATGGCCGAGGCCGGGCCGATGGCCGGTGAGCGCGCGCTCATGCGCGCCGTGCTCGAGGACGCGATCCGGTGCCTCGTCGGTGAGGTCGGGCCTCGGTACCAGCGCGGGCGGCTCGCCGCGGAGGCGCGGGCGTGGATCGAGGGCGCCGATCCGCACTGGCACTTCTCCTTCGAGAACCTGTGCGATAGCCTCGGGCTCGACTCCGGGCGCCTGCGCGCCCGGCTGCTGCGCGACGCGCCCGTGCCGGTAGCGGTCGACGGGCGCCAGCTCGCCGGGCGCGGCGTCCGGCCGCCCCGGGAGACGCCGGCCGAGGACGAGATCGTGCAGATGATCCGGGCGGGCCGTCCGCTGCGGGTGGTGGCGCAGACCTTCGGCATCAGCGTCTCGAAGGCCTCGATCCTGTCGCGTGGGCTCGCGAGCCGCATGAAGGCGGAGCGCGACGAGGAGATCCGCCGCCTGCGTCTCGACGGCTGGACGCATCGCGCGCTCGGGGCCCGCTTCGCCCTCTCCCGCATCCGTATCATGCGAATCTGCGCGCGCCGCGGCGAGGCGCTGACCGAGGGCCGGACCGCGGCCTGAGCGCGTCCGGACGTCAGCTCCGTTGCGCCGCCGAGGCGGCGAGTATCTCGACCATCATCGGACGGCGCCGCCGGAAGGCGTAGAGCGCGGCCGGCCGGTGCGCCCCGCGCCGCACGCCGCCGGCGCGGGCGAGCAGCCCGAGCGAGAGGACCTTCTTGCGGAAGTTGCGCCGATCGAGCCGGCGCCCGAGGATGGCCTCGTACATCTCCTGCAGCTCGCCGAGCGTGAAGCTCGGCGGAAGGAGCGTGTAGACGAGGTTGGTGTACGCGAGCTTGGCGCGCAGGCGGCCGAGTGCGGTGCGGAGCACGGCATCGTGATCGTAGGCGAGGGGCGGCAGGCGTGCCGCCGGGCACCAGGCGACATCGGGGAACGGCTCGCGCGCCCGACCCGAAGGCGCGCCGTCGGCGCTCCGACCCTGAAAGCGGCCGCCGTGCGGGATGAGAGCGAAGTAGGCGACCGACA
This genomic window contains:
- a CDS encoding MCE family protein; this encodes MRTTKIGLLVATALAILMVTTFSLNQEQPFWERKVHYEVHFTRTGGLQTGAPVSLSGVPIGTVVEMRFPPDPAVSHIQVLINVKGDIAPRIRENTVASIRTLGLLGDRYIELSAGTPESPPVSPGGLIASIDPVEIEALVGQGGDIVTNIVEVTASLKDVLGSIQRGEGLLGAMLRNRELGEAPLVDLQRTMANVQATTASLAKILERVDRGEGVLGQLTSGTKESRELLGHVRHSARSLDQLTTRLNRGNGALARLMEDEAYAHRVLGNLDRAISDLADVAAKLDRGQGTLGKLVNDPSLYHDTKALLGGARKSWLLRFFGGGGSAPTPDAPPQTDAPAGDRGRP
- a CDS encoding ABC transporter ATP-binding protein; amino-acid sequence: MSERPYIRCRGLEKAFGAKPVLRGLTLDVLGGETLVVLGGSGSGKSVLLKHMNALLVPDAGEVEVDGVILQGLDEDALVPVRRNVAMLFQQGALFDSLTVGENVAYPLREHRLLPPHAIPGRVRQALEMVDLAGSEELMPAELSGGMRKRAALARALVLEPRALLYDEPTTGLDPVVAAKINHLIRDLQRRLGVSSVVVTHDLGSAFLVADRVAFLHEGRIRFVGTPDEARASRDPFLHEFLNAA
- a CDS encoding ABC transporter permease, which gives rise to MLDGLGAVALLTRDAVRAALGRPPEWRTVVVQLEQVGWRSLSIVNLTAFFTGMVLALQLGTYMARFGAKMFVSRIVGMALVRELGPVLTALMIGGRVGAGITAELGTMAVTDQIDAIRALGASPIRNLVVPRLIAILVMLPVLTIIGDLVGILGGLLLSVTELNVSGEFYVNSLIQVLYLRDVFSGIGKSFFFAYFIGIIACLNGLQVTGGADGVGRATTRTVVAASITVLISDFFLTKLFLLS
- a CDS encoding flippase-like domain-containing protein, which encodes MPARRADGPVGRRRRIVLAAALTAGGGLLVLLGALANGPALLRTIAGIHPLMLVVLALLTLASYAAMSRSYQGIAEAAGLRLGFPTWLRITFVSNTANYLVTSAGLSGFAVRMYLLSQQRIPTGRAVLISLVQTFLTNFTLLSFIAVGFASLVLRHVLPGVALVAASVALALFTGLLTYAVVLMYHRQLRRRTLFFVANTGHRVLRRVVPRWTPGRVRLWRFQHNLNQGLEFLLDRKDRMLAPAAWIMLDWALTIAILWAAFRAVRYPIPPGLVVIGFAVGICLSLVSLVPGGLGVMEGSMTAVFASLSVPYETAFVAVLLFRLAYYVLPLLVSLFFFHGIMLQAVHSVGARSGPARFDTPLPPSI
- a CDS encoding NUDIX hydrolase — encoded protein: MNPAPAIAVDVAVFTVLDRALQALLVRVQRGVFAGRWAFPGGRVLADETLEGAARRLLAAETGVRGIYLEQLYTFGHPERDPHGRVVSVAYFALIPHGGRFQGRSADGAPSGRAREPFPDVAWCPAARLPPLAYDHDAVLRTALGRLRAKLAYTNLVYTLLPPSFTLGELQEMYEAILGRRLDRRNFRKKVLSLGLLARAGGVRRGAHRPAALYAFRRRRPMMVEILAASAAQRS